A region of the Sphaerodactylus townsendi isolate TG3544 linkage group LG15, MPM_Stown_v2.3, whole genome shotgun sequence genome:
TAGGTTGGGCAGGGCGGGCAGGGGGAACTGAGAAgcacctcccccctcccgctATATCattgtggtagaagaagaagaagatggaagaagaagaagaagaagaagaagaggaggagggaggaggagggagaggagaaggaggagtttggatttatatcccccccctcctgtaggatactcaaaggggcttataatcttccgttcttccctcacaacaaacactcctgtgaggtgggtaatgAGAGtctccagaagctgtgactagcccaaggtcagccagctggcatgtgtggggagtgtacaggctaatctgaatttcccagataagcctccacagctcagggcggcagagctaaatcaaacctggttcctccagattagatacacgagcttctTAACCTCCTAATGCCACTGGTATGCTAACACCCCTTcaccatgatgtatgtctgcactcaccctccCAAAATgactctggctgccattttgtacttctccctttttttccctcctcgcTTTTCTTTGAGAATATTACTTATGCTTCATGGTGGAGTGCAGTGATTCTCTAATTCTGCAGTCCATCCTTCAATGATTAGtaagcacacacccccccccccccccccaaagaaatctgcaggaaaaacagggaaaacctGCAGGAAAACAGGTGAGGCTATGAGccgagaaaatggcaccaatgagaGCGTAGGAAGGTTATGCAAAtcgaagccattttgaaaacatttcaaccaaagaaccattttaaaagggcattcatctAAAACGGCTTGAGGCTGAAACAAAACTTTGGGGGGTAAAACAATGGTGAACTCCatggggaaatgttttatttctgcctgaaacattttaaaagtgtttgtgtgggaaggaaggaacttATGCTTTGGCTCATTctaagacatgcagaataatggccTCAAACCAAGCTTctactgctctttgaagctaaaaggaatagcaaaatccacttgcaaacagttgtggaaagtggtttgaaaacacattaattTGCTGCAGCGGAAGGGCCTTGAGATTCTCTATAGCCGAGAAAATgggcaaatccaaactcctcctcttcttttgatCTGTGGACAGGCTTAATAGGCCttgaaaattatatttgataaagATAAACcactatttaaaaaattaagatgatTCTTTTCTAAAGGCTGTTGGTCAGCAGTTACACATCATCAGGAAGAtttatcactaaggaatttatagcATCGTGGTATAGGTTCAGagttgtgtgagagagagagagcataactTTTAGACCTTTAAGGCATACCCAGCTATACAAGACGGGCTacgtgaataaacacagaaatgaagaggtCAAAGGTTGAATAGAAATTAATATGATCAGATAATTGGCAATGCTTTTCTATATTTTacgaacactgaaatgatagtgaaatatatgaaagtaTATATATGACATgcattctactagaatcacatattataattgtcataatcattttaaacttttaaagtgaatcagatgtatgtgaaatctttcacccTGAAGAGGTATCTCTATGGGAAAACCCCACCCTTATGAATGTTGAGAACTGTCAATCTTGATTGAGACCAAATATAAAATTCAGTTTATTTCCCCCTTTGCCTATGGGAAAGGACATGTAGCCTAGGGCAGAGGAGGACAGAACTTTCCAAAATTAGAcgagccaatttgattttaaggaagaaagcatgcttgggagaaatatgattataCGGGGTTTGTATGGGTATGGGTATGATTATTAAAtatgacatatgtattctttgtaccTATAAAGATTATGGTCTCttgtctggttgggtgtgactctcttAGAGAGACCAACGTGTGTGAAATATCTATTCTACCAGTCCACCTCCACAGCCTCGATTCTTTGGAATTCTTTTCTCTACCAGTCTTCCTAAATGTGACTGAGCCAGAGGCACAGATAGGAAATTCTGGTCTCTGAGACTGGTCAAGAATTCAGCCCTTTGGAAATGACAGGGAGGAGTTCATGAGGGCTGCTGGCAACCAGGAGGAAGCAGGGGTCCCCTTTGAAGCTTGAGCCAAGGGAGGCCAACAATGACAACAGGTTTGCTCTGACTCCTACTGCCTTGCCCGCCCAAAGACTATGCAGCTGTTTTATCTACTATGTTCCTAACATTCCCAATTCTCCTACGCCCATTTGGAAGCAACTTGTTGTAGGGTGTTTAGGGACCCTAGTGTGAACGAGTtatgaatgtgcccaaatttgggCACGAGTCATGCTGTGCCCAAATCAACAAACAGATGTTTTTAACCCCCTACTATCAGCTGAGGGAGGACTACCTCACGTGTTACACCGTCCTAGTGTCCCCAATATGTCTGCCACAACTCCTGTTGATCCGATaagctcagttcagttcagtttatttacAGTCACTTGACCAGCAGATAAAAACTGGACAGTCCATACACAAATAGCAAGGTCACAATTTTGTTACACCAAGCAGAGAGCTCCACGCTCTACTATATAACAAAACTTCCACACtgcgtttaaaaaaaaacagcaatatcTTTATCCTCAAGTAAAAAGTTAACAATAAAATCATCTGAATGTCTAAAAATGTTGGTCAGCAAGGGTGAAATCAATGGATTTCGAACATCCCAATAAAATTCGCAATACAATAAAATGTGGGTAGTTgtctccccctttttcttcccctccacTCACTCAAAACAAGCAAACCATGAGTGTGTCTTGCAATTTTCTCTCAACTGTCTTGCACGCTTGTTCAATCAACACCTGACAGAGAGGGCcaaattttttacaaaaaaaaatgctgagcCCCTAATTCCTGCAGCCTTCAGAGTCTGGTGTTCTGATTCACTCCAAGGTTTCCACTTTCAAATCTTCATTCTTGCGCACAGCTGCGGTGCTGCACAAAGTTAAGAATGCAGGTCAGGCACGTTAACAAAACAAAGGGTCTAGTGTGTCTAGTCCACACTGAATGGGATGGCAACAATCCAGGCAGCCTATTACTTACTGCAGGGACATGGGAAGAATTTACATGCTGGCTCCGGAAGGCTTGGAAACAGGGCTGAGGTAAGGGGCAGCTAATATTGATTTCTGAGCCTGCAGAAACTCTTCAGTTGCAAAAAGCAGTTCACGCTGAGATCCACAGAAAGATGGGGTTTTTCTCTGAGCTCAGTTCTCTTGGTACTGCTGCCTCTGAGACTAGGACACGGCATAATCGAttcaagataagaacataagaacataagaactagcctgctggatcagaccagagtccatctagtccagcattctgctactcgcagtggcccaccagatgcctttgggagctcacatgcaggaggtgaaagcaatggccttctgctgctgctgttcctgagcacctggtctgctaaggcatttgcaatctgagatcaaggaggatcaagattggtagccatagattgacttctcctccataaatctgtccaagccctttttaaagctatccaggtgagtggtcatcaccacctcctgtggcagcatattccaaacaccaatcacacattgcgtgaagaagttcaggaaaagagattccacctcaatattaggaagaactttccgactgtcagggctgttcaacagtgacaTTCACTGCCTTGGTGAGTGAtgggagtctcctttggaggtttttaaacagaggctggatgatcatatgtccggagtgctttgattgtgtgttcctgcatggcagggggttggacttggtggcccttgtggtctcctccaactctatgattctagtggttgcaaaagagaaaaaaaagaagaagaggtatTTCCAACCAGAAACAATGTCTGTTGCTGCCCTTATAACAGGAGGTCAATTTCGGCAGACAGTCCAATCATGGAAGCAATGAGAAGTTTCAGGGACAGCATTTATTTGGGTCAGTTTCATCTAGATGCAAGAGCATACACATACCGGTAGTCCCCTTTTGTGAAAACAGGGCAATGCGCAAATATTCTGACTTCAGTGCGCAAGAACTCTTTCAGTGGCCGGTGTCAGAGCTAGAAAATAAGTGTGTTGGATGAGGAATCCTGCCCCCTGGGAGACAAGGCTTGCCAGCTGGCCTCTCAACCCAAACAAAGGTCTGCAGAGAGTATTGTTTAAAAAGAACAACTTAATTGTGCACACAAGGACAGAATGCAAGAAAAATCTCACCAAACAGATAAGGCAAGATAAGGCCAAACAGATGAGGCATTCTCTCTGAATGAACAAGCATGCCTAGGTTTTGGTAATGGGGAGTTACAAACTAATTAGGCGGGCTTAAGACAACAAGATTATTGCTGATGCTCATACTTGACCAAGGTTAGCTTCCTCAATTTTGTCAAAGATAAGGTTTTCTTCTTAACAGCACAAGGAAAAGGAGAACACGTCGGAGTCATTTCCCACTGTCCTGTTCCCCAAATCACCTTTGAAACTACAGTTAAAATAAGTACAATTTATAGACAtatgtttgtgtgcgtgtgtgtgtgtgtgcgtgtgtgtgtgtgtgtgtgtaaagcatcATCAAGTTGCTACCAATGTATGGTGACCctaagggttttcaaagcaagagattgaagatggtttgccattgcttgccttgggccccttcagcacatgcagaataatgcactttcaatccactttcacaattgtttgcaaataaattttgttattctgcacagtaaaatcttgctgcaaagtgcattgaaagtagattgaaagtacattattctacacgtgcggaaggggcctctgtgtcacaaacctggtatttcttgaaggtctcccatccaaatatttgccagggtcgaaGCTGAGAGTgtttaactggcccaaggtcaaccagcaagtttccatggcaagcCCATTATGCTTGCTTTgaggctcttcactgcacagtgggttTACAGTAGGCTCTCCTTGCGTTTCCCtgtttacaggagcagcagtggcatagtggttaacagcaggtgcattctaatctggaggagccaggtttgattctccgctctgccgcctgagctgtggaggcttatctggggaattcagattagcctgtgcactcccacatacgccagctgggtgaccttgggctaatcacagttcttttgagttctctcagccccaaccacctcacagggcatttgttgagagcggggaagggaaaggagattgtaagcccctttgagtctcctacaggagagaagggggggatataaatccaaactactactcctcttcttcttcttcttctacatgcatGGCTGGCTGCTGAATTTTcccaggtctgcttttcctggatCTCTTAACTCACCCATCAACTCACTGTTAAAGGAACAGTTCTCATCACACCTGGtgtcacaagattgctggcttgaTTAAGGCTCCTTAAAtcacagttatattgatattgctgttcttacagttatatcaatattgtggccCCTTTCGAaaaataatccccacccccacaaatgtAAGAAGCAAAGCAATTCTCTGAACTACACGGTGCTGAAGAAGGGACCCTGTCCTAGAGCTGTTATTTTCatcttctcctctcccctccacacacgaacacacacactcacttcctgccactgctgctgccacaggaggaatgAGAGGCTTATTTCGATATTTCCTGTATTAGATAAGCACTGTACAACCCTCACATCTGCTCCCTGCCaccccttgtgcataatcagtctcGAGTGGAGATTGGAACCTGGGTTTTACAGATCCTAGTTtgtcaccttaaccactacaccacactgtctcccaGACAGCACAAGTTATACTTAGATAGTTCAAAcccaagggaggggggcagtatagaaatctaataaaacaaaaaCTGTCCAAGTTTTACTTAATACGCTAGCTTCAGCTAAACTTTTAAGGCACCACTGTAGGCAAGAGCTGTATTCTGATTAAACTTTGGTGCAACAATGCCCGAGGTCTAGATTTTAGACCTACCCCATCATGTTGCCGTGTTCTTAAACACCTGTGACTGTGGATGAATATTGTGCATGGTGCTATTTCCCATTCCATTCAGAATGTGCTTCCTTGTCACAAACCTCtgctcactttggccccttccacacttgcaacATAATGCACACTCCATCCACTTTCAccgttgtttgaaagtggattttgcaattccgtacggtaaaacccagcttcaaagttcattgaaagtggattgaaagtgcattattctgtttcTGCGAAAGGCGCATATGTTCAGCAAGTTGAGGGAGACGGGAGTAATTTCCTCCAAGCCATTAAAATAGGATAGCAGCCCCCTCCACAACATCAGTCTTGCAGCATCCTAAATGCAAGAGCTGCACTCCTCTAATATTGCACACCTACCTTCCAATAAATCCTACTGAACTAAATACATTTTAATCCTGAGCTGCAATACATTTGTCATTAATGCatttattataataaatataGGAGGGTAGCCAGTAAAGGTGTTCCAGAGTTGGTGGATAGAAGACAGTGACTTAAACGTTTCGTGATGGTTTGTCTAATAGTATTAGAATGTCACATGATCCATCATGTATATCAATACAGTCCTGGGTAGATGTCTTTTCTGTTCTGATCTTTCCTGAAGTCTCTTTTTCTATATCTGTTAGATATAccatgcaaataattttttaaaaatctttttaaaaactgcatttatTGTTATGAATGAATTTGCCTCCAACAACCCCGATACGAATTTCAGTACAAACACCGCTCTGGAATTAGACACAATGGTCAAACAGGAAACTGGATGAAGTGTCTCCCCATCTCTATGGTTTTCCTCTCTTCCGCTTCGAGTTGGTTACCCTGGCGACCACGTTTGAGTTTATGTCCTATCACAGGCCGCTCTTCAATATGGTTCAGCCCCTTTGCCTCCGCTGTGGTGGAAGAAGGTGCCTTCCTGCAGAATCCTCTCTTTGGTTGAGGTAGGCGATCCGGGCTTGGACCGCTCTGGGCGGAAGTAGTACCGGAAGTcgcgggcggggggaggaaacGAATGCGGAAAAGGGTCGCCGGGACTCAGGAGGTGGAGGGTGAGACTCACGGCGGATCGGGGAGGTAAGGAGAGGGGCCCCGCCCCCATCCCGGGCGTTAGCGACGCCCCCTTGGAGGGCTGGGGTTGTCACGTGTGGGACTGTTTAGGAAGGAGGTGATAGAAATTGACCTGGGTGTCTGGAGCTGAGGCGCTTGGGATGGCTTGGCTGGTAGCCATTAGGTTTATTTATGAGAAGGAAACTGCCGTCTCTGACCATGTGCAAAGTGCATTTCATCACGCAGGAACCCAGCTTCATATTAGAGGTTTAGGGGCACCACATATGGGTCTGGCCAAGATGGACTTCCAGAGCATTTCCTACTCTGGAAGTCAGACCTCCACAACATCAGTCTTGCAGCATCCTAAATGCAAGAGGTGCACTCCTCTAATATTTAATTCTGATACATTCCTGCAAGAGGAAAAGGTGGTGACATCCCGACACTATAGAACAGTCTGCAGACTACTGTAGTGGGTGGATTTAAGACTGTAGTGGGTGGATTTAAGACAGGCGGGATGCCCTGTCTTTTTAATAAAGGTTTCATATGTATGAATCAGCAGGTAAAGCTTTTACATGGCATGGGTTTAAATCACATCATTGCACAATGACCCCAGGTCACGCATGTTAAAGGCAGAGCTATGGAGAACAGTGTCAAAGTTGGCCATGACTAGCTGGATTCCAGTTCTGACCACACTTTTGCAAGAGAGATTTGCAAATTGAAAACTTGCGTTGCAGGAAAAATACAtctacccttcccctcccctcaaatgTAATCAACATGCTATATAGAGTGTTTAAATCTGTCCTCCTCTGGAACTGGACTTGAGAGTTACAGTGACCTACAATGttgtgtttatttcatttatagttcaTATTTTTCAttcagactcaaggcagattactcaATTGAAAACAATGACGTGAAAGCAGTATAATGCACGTACCCTCACTAAGGGAGCCAGGATGACCAGACCTTATGCCACAGCCTATGGACCCGACAGCTTGAAAGGTTTGGTTTCCATGCTGCTTTGCATTGCAACATCTGAGCCTGATGAAGCAGGTGAAATCCAAAGCTTGCACAAAGTTTTGCGTCAATCTGTGTGGTAAAAAGGATTGCACAGATTTCATTTTTAGTTTTGGGTTTTGAGTGGACCAGCAGGGTTGTGCAACTTTTTCTGTTTAAAGGTTGGTCAGAACTGGAATCTAGCTAGTCGTGGCCAACGTTGACACTGTTCTCCATAGCTTTCTGCCTTCAACAGGGCTGAGATCTTGCAGGATGACTAGCTGAAGAATCTGTGAGTGCAGTGAGTTATGTAGGGGACAGTCTAAGAATATGAGGTAATGTTTCTGGGGAGTCAACCTCACAACTGCATGATCTTTTGTGAAATGGAATGTGGTAATATCTCCCCTCGATGACTGCTCAGGGGCAGATGTCAAAGCGTGCCATCATAAATGTTCTCTGATATTGGACTTCATTAGATGgattttcagatgacaccaaaataggaggggtagctaataccccaaaggacagagtcagaattcaaaatgacctggacaggttagagagatgggccaaaacaaacaaaatgaatttcaacaaaataaatgtaaaatgttacacttagaagacagaaaaaaattaaatgcacaggtGTAGGATGGGTGCCAGCTGGCTTGACAGTACCACATGCGAacgggatttgggagtcttagtcgaccacaaactgaacatgagtcagcagtgtgattctgggctgtatccataggattatagtgtctagactgagggatgtaattgtacctctctattctgcgttggtcagacttcacctggaatattgtgtacagttttgggcactgtaattcaagaaggatattgacaagctggaacgggtccacagggcaaccaaaatggtaaaaggtctgaaatccatgccctacaagcagaaacttagggagctgggtatgtttggtgaagagaaggtaaagaggtgacgtgatggccatgtttagatatttaaaaggATGCCGTGTTGGTgaagaagcaagcttgttttctgctgctccagagactaggaccaggagtaatgggttcaaggtgaaggaaaatagattccacctaaacatcaggaaaaaattcctgacagtaagggctgttcgacaatggaatgcactacctcagagtgtggtggaggtttttaaacagaggctcttctttggaggtttttaaacagaggctagatggccatctgtcaggagtgctttgattatgtgttcttgcattgcagggggttggacttgttggcccttgtggtctcttccaactctatgatgctgtGATTCTAAGCAGGTAGCTTGCTCCAGATCTATGTGATGGTTGCCTGTCTTGAAAAGAGAACCCTCATTCACTCATTGGTGGCTTGGCAGAGTGGCTAGAGCTATTCATGACCGCTCCAAGATGGCTGTCGGCATAGCTTTTCCTGCAGCGCATCATGGTTGTGGAGGGTTTGCCTaaccagtggtagcgaacctttggcactccagatgttatcgactacaattcccataagcccttgccagcagagccaattggccatgctggcaggggctgatgggaattatatctataacatctggagtgccaaaggttcgccaccacgggcctaaccTGTCCACAGGTGTAATCGCACCTGGTTTTGGTGGTACCCCTATGATACACAACAGAGTTGAATCTCACAGTTCTGAATCACTGCAAGTTTTAAAAGGGTGGGTGGCAGACCTGTGCCCAGTGCAGAGTTAATGGTTCTACAAGGTAAAACATCCTGTATTGTAGCTTTGCTCATTTTTCTTTCAGGGTTTGTTGAAGATAGTTCCTCTCTTGCCTACACCAACCTTTAGAGGACTTTGGAATCCTGGATGCCTCAAGGTGTCACACGGAACATCATGGCTGAAGCAGTCCATTACATCCACCTCCAGAACTTTAGCAAATCTCTTCTGGAGACCCTGAACGGGCAGCGTCTTGGCGGACACTTTTGCGACGTGACGGTGCATATCCAGGAGGCCACGTTGCGTGCCCACCGGTGTGTGCTGGCTGCCGGCAGCCCCTTCTTCCACGATAAGCTCCTGCTGGGCTACTCCGAGATCGAGGTGCCTCCAGTGGTGCCCAGCCAGGTGGTGCGGCAACTGGTGGAGTTCATGTACAGCGGCTCTCTGGTCGTCGCCCAGTCCGAAGCTCTGCAGATCCTCACGGCTGCCTCCATCTTGCAGATCAAGACCGTTATCGATGAATGCACCCAGATCATCTCCCAGAGCCGCAGCCCAAAGCCTCCAGCTGCCCCCCCGTCGGTGCCTCTCTCCCTTCCTAGGGTTCTGCCTGCCAAGCCCCAAGAGCAGCCCCCCAAGGAAGCTATCGGCGGGGTCTCCCGGCCCGGGGACCTTGAGGCTGCCGACCTTGAGGCTCCCAAGCTCCTCTGCGCTTCTGAGGTGCGCTACAAGCTGCGTGACCTGCTCTCCTCCCAGCACCGGGAGGCGAGGGCCGCCGCCTGCGAGGGGGGCTTGAGCGACGGGGAAACAGGGGCTTCTTATCTGCACCCCGCCGAGGCCACGACCAGCTGCCACAGCCGCAAGCAGCGCCAACCCGTGAGGCTTCAGCTCTCTGAGGCGATGCCCGTCATCATCAAGGACGAGGAGGAGGGCGGCAGTGAAGGCGGCGAGGGTGCGGTGGCCGAACGAGAAGCCAAACTGAGCTGCTTTGCCGAGTGCGGTGGCAGCGGAAACTTCCCCAGCAGCTACAGCAACGAGGCAGAGGCAAAGGAGTCCGGGAACGCCAACGAGGCTAGCAGGAAGGAGAACCTCCACTTGGACTACACCACCTCCGAGGGCCAGGATTTCTTCGGGAACCAGGTAGTGTTCTCAGAGTCCTTCATCCCGACCTGGCAGGGGGAGGAGAGCAACGAAGAAGCCACCTCGTCAGCCATGCGGGACAGGGAGAAGTTTCACGCAGACTGCAGCTTGGAGGCATCCAACTTGAGGAATTTGGCGGGGGAGTTCAAGTCGGACCTGGGCGGCCCCTCCTCGGCGTTCCCGGCCcgcggtggcggcggcagcgcTGGGGGGATGACTTTTGCGTCTTCTCTGGGCATCCAACGGGAGTTGAAGGCCGAGGTCAGCGGTGCCGGCACGGCGACCAGCACCACCAGCATCTTCCAGTTCCATCTCCCCCAGCCCGGTGGCGTGACCCAGAGCTTTTACAGcatacagcagcagcaggaggcgggCGCTGGCAACATGGTGCAGCTCAGTCCCAGCTCCATGGTCCCAGGTTCCCTGCATGGCGGAGAACAGCAGAGCCAACAGGCCGGTCCCTcgcgctgctctgagccctcCTACCAGTGTAGCCACTGCCAGAAAACATTCAGCTCCCGCAAAAACTACACCAAGCATATGTTCATCCATTCCGGTAATGGCGGCTACGATCTTTATGTATTACTTTAATTTTGTCTACTTCATTTGGACTCCGCTTTGCTCTCCAATGGGGAGCCAAAGTGgtagcggattctaatctggagaaccgggtttgattccccactcctccacctgagtggcagaggcttatctggtgaaccagatgtgtttccgcactcctacattcctgctggctgagcttgggctagtccagtggttctcaaccttcctaatactgtgaccctttaatacagttcctcatgttgtggtgacccccaaccctaacatttatccattttacagatggagaacaatgatgcagagtcttaggcgacccctgtgaaagggtcgttcgatccccaaaggggtcccgacccccaggttgagaaccactgggctagtcacagattctctctgaactctgtcagccccacctacctcacaaggtgactgttgtggggagaggaagggaaaggagcttgtaggcctccttgagtctccttacaggagagaaaaggcgggatataaattcaaact
Encoded here:
- the ZBTB45 gene encoding zinc finger and BTB domain-containing protein 45, translated to MPQGVTRNIMAEAVHYIHLQNFSKSLLETLNGQRLGGHFCDVTVHIQEATLRAHRCVLAAGSPFFHDKLLLGYSEIEVPPVVPSQVVRQLVEFMYSGSLVVAQSEALQILTAASILQIKTVIDECTQIISQSRSPKPPAAPPSVPLSLPRVLPAKPQEQPPKEAIGGVSRPGDLEAADLEAPKLLCASEVRYKLRDLLSSQHREARAAACEGGLSDGETGASYLHPAEATTSCHSRKQRQPVRLQLSEAMPVIIKDEEEGGSEGGEGAVAEREAKLSCFAECGGSGNFPSSYSNEAEAKESGNANEASRKENLHLDYTTSEGQDFFGNQVVFSESFIPTWQGEESNEEATSSAMRDREKFHADCSLEASNLRNLAGEFKSDLGGPSSAFPARGGGGSAGGMTFASSLGIQRELKAEVSGAGTATSTTSIFQFHLPQPGGVTQSFYSIQQQQEAGAGNMVQLSPSSMVPGSLHGGEQQSQQAGPSRCSEPSYQCSHCQKTFSSRKNYTKHMFIHSGEKPHQCSICWRSFSLRDYLLKHMVTHTGVRAFQCSICCKRFTQKSSLNVHMRTHRPERFQCCICNKYFSHRTLLERHMTTHTAWKGGQPEAPVAIVAAPSAADWKDKPSIAAASAQGTLPSVWKSGEASSESGVTAWKAGDPVSGEGSLVAWKGEETGEGPVAVWKGDPAAEVAIQTHPG